The following are from one region of the Capsicum annuum cultivar UCD-10X-F1 chromosome 1, UCD10Xv1.1, whole genome shotgun sequence genome:
- the LOC107865687 gene encoding expansin-like B1 codes for MNNVRVTAVSSKLYNNGAGCGACYHVTCKEKPVCVSWFNGTCSRVETICSFSGTKLMVTDNREGPVGTDFIIPYTNFGSLAVHPGVAYYVYAKGVVDVNYRRVSCTNNNNGIINLALEVDEHTNYPAYIAFVPITYQGGLTDILAIEIYEEKCNKWIEMRRAYGAVFDMANPPSGPLILRIQVTDHDGSITKWVQSKKAIIPSYWKPGTIIQTDIQLS; via the exons atgaataatgtgCGGGTCACTGCAGTCTCCTCCAAGCTCTACAACAATGGAGCTGGTTGTGGTGCATGCTATCAC GTAACATGCAAGGAGAAGCCAGTATGTGTTTCCTGGTTCAATGGAACATGCAGCAGGGTGGAGACAATATGCAGTTTCAGTGGAACAAAGCTAATGGTGACTGACAATAGAGAAGGTCCAGTTGGAACTGACTTCATTATACCTTATACAAACTTTGGTTCATTGGCTGTTCATCCTGGTGTAGCTTATTATGTGTATGCAAAAGGAGTGGTTGATGTAAATTACAGAAGAGTTTCTTGCACCAACAACAATAATGGTATCATTAATCTAGCACTCGAGGTCGATGAACATACTAATTATCCTGCCTACATTGCCTTTGTTCCAATTACTTATCAAGGAGGTCTCACTGATATCTTGGCTATCGAAATCTATGAG GAAAAATGCAACAAATGGATAGAAATGAGGAGGGCATATGGAGCTGTGTTTGACATGGCTAACCCACCAAGTGGACCACTAATACTAAGGATTCAAGTGACTGATCATGATGGCAGCATCACCAAATGGGTGCAGTCCAAAAAGGCTATCATCCCTTCATACTGGAAGCCTGGAACTATTATTCAAACTGACATTCAACTTTCTTGA